DNA sequence from the Brachybacterium avium genome:
TTCGTACGCTCCGAACATGTCGCTTCGGCCCTCTGACCTGCGCACCAAGACCCTCTACAGTCGTGCCCACCTGCTCAGGGGTGGGATGCACCGCCGTGACCTCGCCTCTCATGCCATGCGTCGGGTGTTCCCCGGATGGTGGGCCCGTGCCGACACCGAGCTCACGCTGGCGGTGCTCGCCGCGTTCTTCCAGAAGCATGTCAGGCCGGGAGCGGTGCTCAGCCATCAGACTGCTGCCGAGCTCATCGGCATCCCGCTCCCTCGCAAGCTCACCGCCGATGGCGGCTCTGCGATCCATTGCCGGGGGCCTTTCGCTTCGAGCCCGACCGCGGGGTCCCTCGTCGTCGTGCACCGCTCCCTTCCTCAGCCGGAGATCACCTTCAGCAGTGTGGTGATGTCACATCCGTTGAGCGCTCTGCAGGACATCGCCGCACAGCTCTCGCAGGTGGACCTGATCGTGGCGATGGATGCCCTGGCGGCCGATCAGTGCGGAGCTCACCGTCGGGTGCGCCGCTCCGAGATGGAGGAGCTGATCGGGGAGCTGCGGGGGCGCGGAGCCCCGGCGCTGCGCAAGGCGCTGCCCCATGTCCGTGAGCGGTCGTGGTCACCGATGGAGACGAAGCTGCGCCTGCAGATGCTGCGGCGGGAGTTCCCGGAGCCCGAATTGAACGTCCGGGTCCTCGAGGAGACGACGGGGACCGAGTTCTACATCGACCTCGCCTACCCGGCTGAGAAGATCGCCATCGAATACGACAGCGAGGATCACCGGAAGAACCGGAAGACCTGGCAGAAGGACCTGAACAAGACCGATGTCCTGCACGAGGCCGGCTGGAAGGTCGTGAGGGCCACCATTGCCGACTACCACCAGCCGGGAGCATTCTTCGCTCGGCTCACAGATGCGCTGCAGCGGCGCCGGGTGGTGCTCTGATCCCGCCCGACGTCGTGACAGCGGAGATTAAGCTTGATGACATGCGCACCGATGCCAGCCCTGCCCCGGTCCTACATCTGCGCGGACCGGTCCTGCTCGGTCCTGACCAGGAGATCCTCGATGCCTGGGTGGTCGACGGCCGGATCCATCACAGCCGTCCCGAGCTGGCTGCGGGCACCGAGATCCGGGAGATCGACGGCTACGTGATCCCGGGCCTCGCAGATCTGCACTGCCACCTCGGGATCGGCGACGGTGGGGGAGGCACCACCCTGGAGGCCGCCCGGCAGCAGGCGCTGACGGACCGCGATACCGGCGTGCTGCTGATCCGGGACGCCGGCTCGATCACCGACACCTCGCCGCTGCAACAGCAGCGCGATCTGCCGCGCCTGATCCGCTGCGGCCGACATCTGGCCCGCACCCGCCGCTATCTGCGCGGCTATGCGGACGAGATCGAGCCCGAGGGCCTCCCGGCGGCCGTGACCCGAGAAGCGGAGCGCGGCGACGGCTGGGTGAAGCTGGTGGGAGATTGGATCGACCGCGGCGTCGGCGACCTCACCCCATGCTGGGAGGCCGAGGACTTCGACGCCGCAGCTCGCGCCGCCCATCGTGCGGGGGCTCGGATCACCACCCACACCTTCGACGAATCGACCCTGCCGCTCGCCCTCGACGCCGGATTCGACTGCCTCGAGCACGCCACCGGGCTCACCGACGAGACGATCAGCCGTACTGCCGAGGCCGGCGTCCCCGTGGTCTCCACACTGGTCAACGTCGGAGAGTTCGAGAGCTATGCGGCCCAGGGGGAGAAGAAGTTCCCCGGATACGCTGCGCACATGCGTCGACTCCGTGCCGCCCGGTACGAGCGCACCAGGGACGCACATGACGCCGGTATCCAGCTGCTGGTGGGCACCGATGCCGGGGGAGTGCTCGGCCACGGGATCATTCACGATGAGCTGGACGAGTTCGCGCGGGCGGGGCTCGATGCCATCACCATCCTGGACGCCGCGACCTGGGCGGCCCGCCGTTTCCTGGACGTGCCCTGTCTGGAGGACGGTGCTCCGGCCGATCTGGTGGTGCTGTCCCGGGACCCGCGCGCAGACCACCGCGCCCTGCGCGAGCGGAGCCACATCGTGATGGGAGGGCAGGTCATCGCCTGAGCGATCCGGGCAGCGCCGGCGCGCGGCTGGCCAGCCATGCCGCCGCGGCGAGAAACGTTCCACCCCAGCGGTACTTTTCTCGCCCCGGTGCCCCGGTGCCCCGGTGCCCCGGTGCCCCGGTGCCCTGGTGCCCAGTTCCCAGTCCCAGCCCCGGTGCTCCTGCGCCTGGTCGAAGGTTCCGGTATTGGTGCCGCGGCGGGAAAAGTTCCACTGCGGCGGTACCTTTTTCACTGCGACGCGTAGGTGGTGATGTGGTGAGGAGAAAAGTTCCACTTGAACGGTACTTTTCGGCTCACGGCGTGGGGCGAGCCGGCCCGACCCACCTGGCGCAGCCCAGCTCGGCCACGCCCGGTCCAGTTTTCCGGGCCCCGGCGTCGCGTGTGCCCTGGTGCACATGCTCGCGGCTGGTGCGAGGGGCGCTTCGCCTGGCATACTCAACCCCTGTATGTGCATGGGTCGGCCCTCTACCCGTCCGTGCGCGACACCCCGAGAACCGTCAGCGCCCGCATGACCCCACAGGCTGCGGCGGGACTCACCCGAACATCCCTGAAGGAGAGTCCACCCACGTGGCTGTCAAGATCCGTCTGAAGCGCATGGGCAAGATCCGTGCACCGTTCTACCGCATCGTCGTCGCCGATTCGCGCAAGAAGCGCGACGGCGCCGTGATCGAGGAGATCGGCAAGTACCACCCCACCGAGAACCCCTCGCTCATCGAGGTCGAGTCGGAGCGCGCGCAGTATTGGCTCCGCGTCGGCGCGCAGCCGACCGAGCAGGTCGCCGCGCTCCTCAAGGTCACCGGCGACTGGGCGACGTTCAAGGGTGAGGGCGACGCCGCCGGCTCGATGAAGGGTGCCGAGGCGAAGAAGTCCGCCGAGGAGCTCATCGCTGATGCCGATAAGGCCGCAGCCGAGTCCCGCGAGACCGCGCAGAAGGCCAAGTCCGCTGACGAGGCCAAGTCCGCCGAGTCCGCTGAGATCGCACCGGGCTCCGAAGAGGCCCCGGCCGAGGGTGAGACCACCGAGGACGCCGTCGCCGCGGCGACCGACGAGGCCTGACATGAGCTCCCGCGCCGAAGCCCTCGACCACCTCGTTCGCGGCATCGTCGATGATCCCGATGCCGTGGCCGTGACCGAGAAGTCCACGCGCCGCGGCCCGCTGCTCGAGGTCAGGGTCGGCGCAGCCGACCTCGGCCGGGTGATCGGCCGGTCCGGTCGCACCGCTCGTGCCCTGCGCACGGTGACTGCGGCGCTGTCGGATGATGACGTGCGGGTCGACATCGTCGACGTCGACCGGCGCTGAGGTGCCGCGAGCCACTCTGCGGAGCGGTGCTGCCGATCGGACCGAGAGGTCCGGGCAGCACCGCTCCTGGCATTCACGGCTGGGACAGGTGCTCCGCGGCGGGGGCCGGGCCGGGGCGTCGCTGCTCGGCGCGGGACTGCTGCTGAGCGGATGCACCGCTGCGGGACAGGGGTCCGCTCCGTCCCCGTCGGATGCCGGGGCGGCCCCCTCGGCCGCGCAGGAGACGACGGACGACGCGAGCCTGAGCGGGGCCTGCACCGCGTTCTGGGGCGATCCCGAATACGTCGACCCCCTGTCCCGGACCGCTCTGGCCCATGCCGCGTCCGCCGCTGAGGTCGGCCCCTCGGACCCGGACTTCTACGCTGTGACCGGCGACGCCATCGAGACCGCCTTCGAGGAGGCGCCGGCGCCGGCGCAGGAGACCGCAGGGGTGCTGGCCGAGTGGTTCCGCACCGAGCCTGCGCGCGGTGCCGACGCCGATCGGGATGCGTTCCGCAGCGCCTGGGAGGGCCTGGCCGGCAGCTGCCAGGAGATCTCGACAGCGGCACGGTGGGCCGTGGCACCGGGGGAGGACGGCACCAAACCCGCCTCTCTGGTCTGCGCGGATGTCTTCGATACTCCGGGAACCCTCACCCATTTCGCCAACGCCAACGTGCTGACATCCAATATGTTCAAGCTGGTGGGTCTGTATCCCCGCGCGGTCCCCGCTGGTCGCGAGCAGGACGTGCAGGACACCGCTGATCTGCTCACGGCGGAGATCGCCGCAGTGGACGATGGCACCGTGCGTGCCGCCCTCGAGGAGGTGCGCACCCCGTTCCTGGAGGTGCTGGAGGGCGACACCTGGTCCGAGGGACTGAGCGAGCCGCTGGCTGAGCTCGGCACGGCCTGCGAGGCGGTCGGCTATGCCTCCCCGGGCGTCGGGGAGATCGACAGCGAGGCAGTCGTCGGCGCCAGCGCCGAGGACCGGCACGGCACGAACCATGGAGGACGCTCATGAACACGCTCGACGTCATCATCGCGACCATCGGCAAGGCCCACGGGCTGCGCGGCGAGCTCGCGCTGACCCTGCGCACCGATCAGCCCGAGGAGCGCCTGCAGCCCGGCACCGCCTTCGAGGTCGAGGCCGCGGGGCGCCCCCGCACCCTGACCATCGTGAGCACCCGGTCGCAGCAGGAGCGCTGGTACGTGCGCTTCGAGGAGGTCACCGACCGCAGCGATGCCGAGTCCCTGCGCGGAATCGACCTGCAGGTCGGGGTCGACGCCGCGCAGGAAGCGGACGAGGACCCCGATGCCTGGTACCCCTCGCAGCTGAAGGGCCTGCGCGTGAAGCATGTGGACGGGCACGAACTCGGCACCGTGATCGGAGTCGACCACTACCCGGCGCAGGACCTGCTGGTCGTGCGTACGACGGATCGCCGCAGAGTGCAGCTGCCGCTGGTGGAGCAGCTCGTGCCCGAGGTGGATCTCGACGAAGGAGTGGTGATCGCCGACCCGCCCGGCGGGCTGTTCGACGCTCTCCCCGAGGACGAGCAGGGCCCTGAGCCGGAGACCTCCGCCCCGGCCCGCACGGAGCGCTGAGGGCCACCATGCGCATCGACGTCATCACGATCTTTCCCGAGTACCTCAGCCCGTTGGAGCTCTCCCTGATCGGCAAGGCCCGCCGTGAGGGCCTCGTGGACCTGCACGTGCACGACCTGCGGCAGTGGACCCTTGACCGCCACCGCACGGTCGACGACACCCCCCTCGGCGGTGGTGCGGGCATGGTGATGAAGCCCGAACCATGGGCGGCGGCCTTCTCCGCAGTGCGCGAGGCCGGGCAGGCGGTGGTGGGCGGCGACACCGAACCGCTGATCATCTTCCCGAACCCGGCGGGCGCCCCCTTCGCACAGAGCACGGCCCAGGAGTGGTCCCAGTGCGAGTGGCTGGTGTTCGCCTGCGGACGCTACGAGGGCATCGACGAACGCGTCTACCAGCACCTGTCGGACATCGGCTGTGAGGTCGCGCTCGCCTCCCTCGGCGACTACGTCCTCAACGGCGGCGAGGTCGCGGTGCTGGCGATCACCGAGGCCGTCGTGCGCCTGGTGCCGGGGGTCGTCGGCAACGCCGAGTCGCTGGTCGAGGAGTCCCACTCCGACGGTCTGCTCGAGTACCCGCTCTATACGCGGCCCGCCCGCTGGACGGATCCCGCCGGCGTGCTCCGTGAGGCACCGCCGATCCTGCTGTCCGGGGACCACGGCAGGATCGCGACCTGGCGACAGGAGCAGTCGCTCGCCCGCACCCGGCAGCGCCGTCCCGATCTGCTGGCACCGGCCGACGGGGATACGGCGGTCTCCTGAGCGCCTCACCGCTTCGGTGGTGATGGACCCGGCAGCGCGCCACCGTGATGACCAGCACGGCCGGAGCTGCGGGCTTGCCGCACCCGCACCGCGCTGGCAGAATGACCCCTCGTGCGCACCGCGCGCCCCTCTGCCTCAGGGGAGAGCGCAGCAAGCGGTCGGGCAGGTCCGTGGCGATGGGAGTCGCCGCCAGAGGCCCAGCACACCGGTACGGGGAGCATGCTCCCCGCCGGATCGACGGTTCCAGATAGACACCCCCGTCGGGGAGTCCCGCGAACGATGCCGTCCGACCTGAGGCGGAGGGCTGGAGAAAGACTATGCAGAAGCTCGATGAGCTCGACAAGGCGTCCCTGCGCGAGGATGTCCCCGCATTCCGCGCCGGCGACAACGTCAAGGTGCACGTGAAGGTCATCGAGGGCAACCGCTCTCGTATCCAGATCTTCCAGGGCTACGTCATCGGCCGTCAGGGCCACGGCGTGGGCGAGACGTTCCGCGTCCGCAAGATCTCCTTCGGCGTCGGCGTCGAGCGCGTGTTCCCCGTGCATGCCCCGACCGTCGACAAGATCGAGGTCGTCACCCGCGGCGACGTGCGCCGCGCGAAGCTCTACTACCTGCGCAACCTCACGGGCAAGAAGGCCCGCATCAAGGAGAAGCGCAGCCACTCCTGATCTCAGGCATGTCCTGCGACAGCGTGAACGGACGGCGGCGGCCCCACCCGGTGGTGGTCGCCGCCGTCTGTGTCGTGCTGCTGCTCCTCGGCGCGCTGCTGGTGCGGCACTACGTCGCCCAGCCGTTCCGGGTCCCCTCGGCATCGATGGCCCCGGCCCTGCGGCCCGGCGATGTGCTGCTGGCCGACCGCTCCACCCGGGGCACCGCGGAGCGCGGCGAGATCGTGGTCTTCGACGGGCGGGGCTACTTCGCCCCGTCCGCGGCCGACGGGAATCGGTTCTGGGTCAAGCGTGTCATCGCCGTCGGCGGTGAACGGGTGGAGTGCTGCGCACCGGACGGCGCGATCACCGTCGACGGCGCCCCCCTGGAGGAGCCCTACCTGCCCGAGGGCACCGCGCCCAGCGAGATCGAGTTCTCTCTGCGGGTCCCGGAGGGGCGCATGTTCGTCCTGGGTGACAACCGGACGGATTCCACCGACTCCCGTCATCTGCTGGGCGCTCCGGGAGGCGGCATGATCCCCGTGGACCGGGTGGTCGGGGAAGCGGATCGCATCGTGTGGCCGCTCTCGCGCCGCAGTGCGCTCTGACGCCCAGCATCTGCCGATAGGATCTTCGCGATGAACGCGTCCCACGATTCCCGCCCTGCTGAGTCCTCCCATGAGGACCCCGCAGACGGCAGGGACCCCGCGGGCCGGGACGCGCAGCACCCCGCACCGCGCCGTCCCCGGCGGCAGCGCATGCCGCTCTGGCTGGACACCTTCGTCACCATGGTGGTGGCGCTGCTGATCGCGGTGCTGGTCAAGACTTTCCTGATCCAGCCCTTCTACATCCCCTCGGCCTCGATGAACCCGACGCTGCTGGAGGACGACAAGATCCTGGTCTCCAAGCTCAGCCCCGGAGTCTTCGACCTCGAGCGCGGCGATGTCATCGTCTTCGAGGACCCCGATGACTGGATCCCCGGGGACGCCACCGAGAACCCCACCCCGCGGGTGCGGGTGATGATGCTGCTCAGCCTCGTCGGACTGGCGCCGGACCCCTCCCAGGACCATCTGGTCAAGCGACTGATCGGGGTATCCGGCGATCACGTGGTCTGCGAATCCGAGGGGGCGGCGCTCGAGGTCAACGGGACCACGCTCGAGGAGCCGTACATCAATCCCGAGACCCCGGCCTGTCAGGACGCCTTCGACGTCACCGTGCCGGAGGGCAAGGTCTGGGTGATGGGCGACAACCGCTATGCCTCCGCCGATTCCGCGTGGCACGAGATCCGGGGTGAGGGCGGCTTCGTCGACGAGTCCGACATCACCGGTCGTGCCGAGGTCATCTTCTGGCCGCTCAGCCGGTGGGACCGTCTGAACGACGGCCATGGGGCCTTCACCGACGTGCAGGATCAGCCGTGACCGCAGCCGTCCCGACCCTCGAGGTGGAACGTGCCCTCGCCGCTCGCCGCGGTGGCGGCCGGCGCATCATCGTGGGGATCGACGAGGTGGGCCGCGGCGCGCTCGCGGGTCCGGTCGCGGTCGGTGCCTGCGCGCTCGAGGTGGTCGACGGCGTCATCGCCCCGCTGCCCGAGGGTGTGCGGGACTCCAAGAAGGTGACCGCACGCCGCCGCGAAGCGCTCGTGGTGCCGATCCTGGACTGCGTGCATGCCGGCGCCGTGGGCTGGGCGAGCCCGGCCGAGATCGACGAGCTCGGGATCATGCCCGCACTGACCCGCGCCGCCCTGCGCGCGCTGGAGGCGCTCGAGCTGGACGCAGCGGCCGACGCGAT
Encoded proteins:
- a CDS encoding DUF559 domain-containing protein; translation: MSLRPSDLRTKTLYSRAHLLRGGMHRRDLASHAMRRVFPGWWARADTELTLAVLAAFFQKHVRPGAVLSHQTAAELIGIPLPRKLTADGGSAIHCRGPFASSPTAGSLVVVHRSLPQPEITFSSVVMSHPLSALQDIAAQLSQVDLIVAMDALAADQCGAHRRVRRSEMEELIGELRGRGAPALRKALPHVRERSWSPMETKLRLQMLRREFPEPELNVRVLEETTGTEFYIDLAYPAEKIAIEYDSEDHRKNRKTWQKDLNKTDVLHEAGWKVVRATIADYHQPGAFFARLTDALQRRRVVL
- a CDS encoding amidohydrolase family protein, with protein sequence MRTDASPAPVLHLRGPVLLGPDQEILDAWVVDGRIHHSRPELAAGTEIREIDGYVIPGLADLHCHLGIGDGGGGTTLEAARQQALTDRDTGVLLIRDAGSITDTSPLQQQRDLPRLIRCGRHLARTRRYLRGYADEIEPEGLPAAVTREAERGDGWVKLVGDWIDRGVGDLTPCWEAEDFDAAARAAHRAGARITTHTFDESTLPLALDAGFDCLEHATGLTDETISRTAEAGVPVVSTLVNVGEFESYAAQGEKKFPGYAAHMRRLRAARYERTRDAHDAGIQLLVGTDAGGVLGHGIIHDELDEFARAGLDAITILDAATWAARRFLDVPCLEDGAPADLVVLSRDPRADHRALRERSHIVMGGQVIA
- the rpsP gene encoding 30S ribosomal protein S16, with the protein product MAVKIRLKRMGKIRAPFYRIVVADSRKKRDGAVIEEIGKYHPTENPSLIEVESERAQYWLRVGAQPTEQVAALLKVTGDWATFKGEGDAAGSMKGAEAKKSAEELIADADKAAAESRETAQKAKSADEAKSAESAEIAPGSEEAPAEGETTEDAVAAATDEA
- a CDS encoding RNA-binding protein, whose protein sequence is MSSRAEALDHLVRGIVDDPDAVAVTEKSTRRGPLLEVRVGAADLGRVIGRSGRTARALRTVTAALSDDDVRVDIVDVDRR
- the rimM gene encoding ribosome maturation factor RimM (Essential for efficient processing of 16S rRNA), with the protein product MNTLDVIIATIGKAHGLRGELALTLRTDQPEERLQPGTAFEVEAAGRPRTLTIVSTRSQQERWYVRFEEVTDRSDAESLRGIDLQVGVDAAQEADEDPDAWYPSQLKGLRVKHVDGHELGTVIGVDHYPAQDLLVVRTTDRRRVQLPLVEQLVPEVDLDEGVVIADPPGGLFDALPEDEQGPEPETSAPARTER
- the trmD gene encoding tRNA (guanosine(37)-N1)-methyltransferase TrmD; protein product: MRIDVITIFPEYLSPLELSLIGKARREGLVDLHVHDLRQWTLDRHRTVDDTPLGGGAGMVMKPEPWAAAFSAVREAGQAVVGGDTEPLIIFPNPAGAPFAQSTAQEWSQCEWLVFACGRYEGIDERVYQHLSDIGCEVALASLGDYVLNGGEVAVLAITEAVVRLVPGVVGNAESLVEESHSDGLLEYPLYTRPARWTDPAGVLREAPPILLSGDHGRIATWRQEQSLARTRQRRPDLLAPADGDTAVS
- the rplS gene encoding 50S ribosomal protein L19 → MQKLDELDKASLREDVPAFRAGDNVKVHVKVIEGNRSRIQIFQGYVIGRQGHGVGETFRVRKISFGVGVERVFPVHAPTVDKIEVVTRGDVRRAKLYYLRNLTGKKARIKEKRSHS
- the lepB gene encoding signal peptidase I translates to MSCDSVNGRRRPHPVVVAAVCVVLLLLGALLVRHYVAQPFRVPSASMAPALRPGDVLLADRSTRGTAERGEIVVFDGRGYFAPSAADGNRFWVKRVIAVGGERVECCAPDGAITVDGAPLEEPYLPEGTAPSEIEFSLRVPEGRMFVLGDNRTDSTDSRHLLGAPGGGMIPVDRVVGEADRIVWPLSRRSAL
- the lepB gene encoding signal peptidase I, which produces MNASHDSRPAESSHEDPADGRDPAGRDAQHPAPRRPRRQRMPLWLDTFVTMVVALLIAVLVKTFLIQPFYIPSASMNPTLLEDDKILVSKLSPGVFDLERGDVIVFEDPDDWIPGDATENPTPRVRVMMLLSLVGLAPDPSQDHLVKRLIGVSGDHVVCESEGAALEVNGTTLEEPYINPETPACQDAFDVTVPEGKVWVMGDNRYASADSAWHEIRGEGGFVDESDITGRAEVIFWPLSRWDRLNDGHGAFTDVQDQP